GGAATCGACCTCGGCCGCCCCGAGTCGGGCGACATCATCGACCTGATCACCGACGACCACCGTCGCTTCGAGCACCTGCTGGCGCAGCTCCGACTGGGCACGGCCGACCGCGACGCCGTACGCCGCGCGTTCGCGAACGTGCTGATCGCCCACGGCGAGGCCGAGGAGGACCTCGTCTACCCGGTGCTGCGCCAGCAGGCGGGGGATGTCGACGCCCACGACATCGAGCACGGCAAGGAGGAGCACGCCGAGGGCAACGAGGCGCTGCTCGCCGTCCTCGAGCTCAAGGGCACCGACACCCAGGCCTTCACCGACGCGGTCGAGGAGCTGAGCAACCTCGTCGCCCACCACATCGCCGAGGAGGAGCTCAGCATCCTCGAGCCGGCCCGCACCGAGGTGTCCAACAAGGTGCGCTGGGACCTCGGCGAGAAGTGGTCCCGGCGCCGCAACGAGCTCATCGACCAGGACTGCGGGTC
Above is a genomic segment from Nocardioides aromaticivorans containing:
- a CDS encoding hemerythrin domain-containing protein — protein: MTSGIDLGRPESGDIIDLITDDHRRFEHLLAQLRLGTADRDAVRRAFANVLIAHGEAEEDLVYPVLRQQAGDVDAHDIEHGKEEHAEGNEALLAVLELKGTDTQAFTDAVEELSNLVAHHIAEEELSILEPARTEVSNKVRWDLGEKWSRRRNELIDQDCGSAENVRRIVEAAKREGVLEDA